The following are encoded together in the Lactuca sativa cultivar Salinas chromosome 1, Lsat_Salinas_v11, whole genome shotgun sequence genome:
- the LOC111910763 gene encoding synaptonemal complex protein 1, whose protein sequence is MSKPVGFSGLKSFDQFKSSLGSSSSATAKSFQISTRQPSYSNSSGSFANLKLTAEKLVKEQASAKTDLDLANSKLKKLSEHIHALEEKLQNAYNENAKLKVKHQEDEKLWKGLESKFFSTKTLCDQLTETLQLLSDQVQDGEKDKVSFANKLSETSLALDNLHGQMKSLSLKLESSEETIRNREKELEELVVSKENVEKQLKDEQCKVLSLTDEKDSLIKNFEETVAANESTIESLTYKLSELQLELTSKEDRLNDMQNLNERKEKENTDLIACNKKLAEHLDKAMQENQSLENFVKVLTSQLADLDRQSVAFCEKVVKANAFVDSCFELLQEEKRLATQKAQQRYDWLHGQLLNTTSEKDALQMVNQELNNKITELQNDQQSTIAQHAEECRIAEEKVLKLESETEVLASKKTEMENLIITLEDKIRSLSEASRLSEMQMQDFQLKHSESETENKEIIKNLQSEIQKKEEEIDNLQKEVVNHEQNEDSQEKQLNQLQSLLQEKEQVVLELKEKEKQIEDQLTEAQKSLVEAEDKLAEAKKQYNQMLESKQLELSRHLKEISQRNDQAINVIRKKYETEKQECITIEKEKAEKAVIDMEKKSEQKVSDCKEEAKQQLLKIEREHTALINKIRMENDKKEESLKSNHSEELKRMQLQAENELKEKTKLLKNQHEAELKELRSQHEEDCKHLEEELNIQKTKEERQKALLQMQWKVMSDEPQQDQEATSRKDLAYVNIAETPVPKMLKKPDKSVISIPKHSKKVTHHEYEVETSHGTITKRRKTKSTIMIQDPRKSKRQTPKVNTPRNAIMKMKGGSQPNPANIGDLFSEGSLNPYADDPYAFD, encoded by the exons ATGAGCAAGCCAGTAGGATTTTCAGGCTTAAAGAGCTTCGATCAGTTCAAATCTTCGTTAGGATCGTCTAGTTCGGCAACTGCAAAAAGTTTCCAGATCTCTACACGACAACCTTCCTATTCGAATTCATCAGGAAGTTTTGCTAATTTGAAGCTCACTGCAG AGAAATTGGTCAAAGAGCAAGCATCCGCGAAAACAGATCTTGACTTGGCG AATTCTAAGCTGAAGAAGTTATCAGAGCATATTCATGCTTTGGAAGAAAAGTTACAGAATGCTTATAATGAAAATGCAAAGCTTAAAGTGAAGCATCAAGAAGATGAGAAACTTTGGAAAGGACTAGAGTCGAAATTCTTTTCTACAAAGACCTTATGTGATCAACTTACTGAAACCTTACAGCTTTTATCCGATCAGGTTCAGGATG GTGAGAAAGATAAAGTCTCTTTTGCCAATAAGCTGTCTGAAACTTCATTAGCACTTGACAATCTGCATGGACAAATGAAGTCTCTGTCTCTGAAGCTGGAATCATCAGAAGAAACTATTAGGAACC GTGAAAAGGAGTTGGAGGAACTTGTTGTCAGCAAGGAAAATGTAGAGAAACAACTTAAAGATGAACAGTGCAAAGTTCTCAGTCTCACAGATGAAAAGG ATAGTCTAATCAAGAACTTTGAAGAGACTGTAGCAGCTAATGAATCAACCATAGAGAGTTTGACTTATAAATTGAGCGAGTTGCAACTTGAGCTAACATCAAAGGAAGATAGGCTTAATGACATGCAGAACCTTAATGAAAGAAAAGAGAAAGAGAATACGGATCTTATAGCCTGTAACAAGAAGCTTGCTGAGCATTTAGACAAAGCAATGCAGGAGAACCAGAGCCTAGAGAATTTTGTAAAGGTGTTGACTTCTCAACTGGCAGATTTGGATAGACAGAGTGTAGCCTTTTGTGAGAAGGTTGTTAAAGCCAATGCTTTTGTTGATTCTTGCTTTGAGTTGTTACAAGAGGAAAAAAGGCTTGCAACACAAAAGGCACAACAACGTTATGATTGGCTTCATGGTCAGCTTTTAAATACCACATCAGAAAAAGATGCATTGCAGATGGTCAATCAGGAGTTGAATAATAAGATCACTGAGCTCCAGAATGATCAACAATCCACTATAGCCCAGCATGCAGAAGAATGCCGCATAGCAGAAGAGAAGGTTCTGAAGTTAGAGTCTGAAACAGAAGTTCTTGCTTCAAAGAAGACTGAAATGGAAAACCTGATCATCACATTGGAGGACAAAATTCGTTCTTTATCTGAAGCTTCTAGATTATCAGAGATGCAAATG CAAGATTTTCAGTTGAAGCATTCGGAATCCGAAACTGAGAATAAAGAGATTATCAAAAACCTTCAATCAGAGATACAAAAAAAGGAAGAGGAAATAGATAATCTGCAAAAGGAGGTGGTGAATCATGAACAGAATGAAGACTCACAGGAGAAACAACTTAATCAGCTTCAAAGCTTGCTACAGGAGAAGGAACAGGTTGTTTTGGAACTAAAGGAAAAAGAGAAACAGATTGAAGATCAATTAACAGAG GCTCAAAAGTCACTGGTTGAAGCTGAGGATAAATTGGCAGAAGCTAAGAAACAATACAACCAGATGTTAGAAAGTAAACAGTTGGAACTTTCAAGGCATTTGAAGGAAATTTCTCAAAGAAATGATCAG GCTATTAATGTTATTCGAAAGAAGTATGAAACAGAGAAGCAGGAATGCATCACTATTGAGAAAGAAAAG GCTGAAAAAGCAGTTATAGATATGGAAAAGAAAAGTGAACAGAAGGTTTCAGATTGCAAAGAGGAAGCGAAGCAGCAATTGTtgaagatagagagagaacacactgCTTTG ATTAATAAAATTCGGATGGAGAATGATAAGAAGGAAGAAAGTCTAAAATCTAATCACTCTGAAGAGTTAAAAAGGATGCAACTCCAGGCTGAGAATGAACTCAAAGAG aaaacaaAGTTGCTCAAGAATCAACATGAAGCAGAGTTAAAGGAACTGAGGTCTCAACATGAAGAAGACTGTAAGCATCTTGAAGAGGAGCTGAATATCCAGAAGACCAAG GAAGAGAGGCAGAAGGCTTTGTTGCAGATGCAATGGAAAGTAATGAGTGATGAGCCCCAACAAGACCAAGAAGCCACCTCAAGAAAG GATTTGGCTTATGTGAACATAGCAGAAACACCAGTCCCAAAGATGTTGAAGAAACCAGACAAAAGTGTAATTAGTATTCCCAAGCATAGTAAAAAG GTAACTCATCATGAGTATGAAGTTGAAACATCCCATGGTACAATCACAAAGCGCCGAAAGACAAAAAGTACAATCATGATTCAG GATCCAAGAAAAAGCAAGAGGCAAACACCAAAAGTCAACACCCCTAGAAATGCTATCATG AAAATGAAGGGAGGGAGTCAGCCAAATCCTGCCAATATAGGCGATCTGTTCTCGGAAGGATCACTGAATCCATATGCAGACGACCCTTATGCATTTGACTAG
- the LOC111910764 gene encoding uncharacterized protein LOC111910764 — protein sequence MMALRFEVLGRFNRARAARLTLPHFTCHTPLFMPVGTQGTIKGLTTPQLEEIGCEIILGNTYHLALRPTSELIDEFGGLHSFMNWPRALLTDSGGFQMVSLLHLADITEEGVTFQSPVDGKPMLLTPEESIQIQNRIGADIIMALDDVVKTTITGPRIEEAMHRTLRWIDRCIAAHKRPNEQNLFGIVQGGLDPVLRDICVQGLVERNLPGYAIGGLAGGEDKDSFWRVVAQCTASLPESKPRYVMGVGYPLDIVVCSALGADMYDCVYPTRTARFGTALVPEGVLKLKHQSMAEDTRPIDSTCECMVCKKYTRAYLHCLVTKDAMGSQLLSYHNLYYMLQLSRNLHSSIIEGTFPEFVCNFLRKMFPKGDVPEWVCNAMEVAGIDISSCSTSTSTPVNSNKD from the exons ATGATGGCTCTTCGTTTCGAG GTTCTTGGGAGGTTCAATCGTGCTCGTGCAGCTCGGTTGACACTCCCTCACTTCACCTGCCACACGCCTCTTTTTATGCCTGTTGGAACACAAG GGACAATAAAAGGTTTGACAACCCCTCAACTGGAGGAGATTGGGTGCGAAATTATACTTGGAAATACATATCATCTTGCACTTCGTCCAACTTCTGAGCTAATTGATGAATTTGGGGGCCTTCACAGTTTTATGAACTGGCCCAGGGCACTTCTCACTGATTCTGGTGGTTTTCAGATG GTCTCACTGTTGCATTTAGCTGACATCACCGAGGAAGGTGTCACATTTcag TCACCAGTTGATGGAAAGCCTATGCTCCTAACCCCTGAAGAATCAATCCAAATCCAA AACAGAATTGGAGCAGACATTATTATGGCTCTTGATGATGTAGTGAAAACCACCATTACAGGTCCGAGGATTGAAGAAGCCATGCATCGAACTTTGCGTTGGATAGACAGGTGCATAGCAg CTCATAAGAGACCAAATGAGCAGAATTTATTTGGAATTGTACAGGGTGGTTTAGATCCTGTTTTAAG GGATATATGTGTCCAAGGTTTGGTGGAAAGGAATTTGCCTGG CTATGCTATTGGTGGGCTTGCAGGGGGTGAAGATAAAGATTCATTTTGGCGTGTTGTTGCACAATGCACAGCTTCACTTCCTGAAAGCAAACCCCGATATGTTATG GGTGTTGGGTATCCACTTGATATTGTAGTTTGCAGTGCTTTGGGTGCTGACATGTATGACTGTGTATATCCTACACGTACAGCTCGATTTGGCACTGCTCTTGTGCCTGAG GGGGTCTTAAAACTAAAACACCAGTCAATGGCTGAGGATACCCGACCAATTGACTCAACATGCGAGTGTATG GTTTGCAAAAAATACACAAGGGCCTACCTTCATTGTCTTGTTACAAAAGATGCCATGGGTTCTCAGCTTCTCTCTTATCACAATTTATACTACATGCTGCAG CTTAGTAGAAATCTTCATTCGTCAATTATAGAAGGAACATTTCCAGA ATTTGTATGCAACTTCTTGAGGAAAATG tttcCAAAAGGTGATGTTCCAGAATGGGTCTGCAATGCAATGGAGGTTGCAGGAATAGACATCTCATCATGTTCCACTTCCACTTCTACCCCAGTTAACTCAAACAAAGATTAA